In the genome of Paenibacillus pabuli, one region contains:
- a CDS encoding ABC transporter substrate-binding protein, with amino-acid sequence MKRKIGRLALTLLLSFSTVLSACSGGSNEAGDSVSGDGKVTLSFWTLFDGGDGANMQTLVDEFNKSHPDIEVKNTKLAWGEYYTKLVTAVGNGNGPDIGISHSSRLPDLINQGVVTELDTPATDAGVDWNTYNQNLLDAVTVEGQHYAVPIDTHPFIMFYNKKLLKDAGLLGEDGKPILEQSADGFVSFLQTLKEKLPAKTTPFALSNNNDDPYRLWWSLYSQLGGNDVVSDDLKSAAIDKEKGIKAADYVQKLYTEGYIKKNDPDFYKNFQSGTAAIIMTGVWTTGTWESTKGLEFGAMPIPKFYDKEATWGDSHTIVLPLTKDEDPAKRKAAMIFADWVADNGQVWAKAGHIPSKPSVLEKQEFKDLPYRSDYSEVASVVKFSKHSTKNAQIRDEAAFKFLNEVWMNKMTPADAMNNMETAIQKILSE; translated from the coding sequence ATGAAAAGAAAGATCGGCAGGTTAGCTCTGACATTATTGCTTTCATTCTCAACCGTTTTAAGTGCATGCAGCGGAGGCAGTAACGAGGCCGGGGATAGCGTCTCTGGTGATGGAAAAGTGACATTGTCCTTCTGGACACTGTTCGATGGTGGTGATGGCGCAAACATGCAGACATTAGTTGATGAATTCAACAAAAGCCATCCGGACATTGAAGTCAAAAATACCAAATTGGCCTGGGGTGAGTATTATACGAAGCTCGTAACTGCTGTTGGTAACGGCAATGGACCGGATATTGGGATCTCCCATTCCTCCAGACTGCCCGATCTAATCAATCAGGGGGTTGTCACAGAACTTGATACTCCGGCTACGGATGCAGGTGTGGATTGGAACACCTATAACCAGAATCTCCTGGATGCGGTTACCGTAGAAGGTCAACATTATGCAGTCCCCATTGATACACATCCCTTTATCATGTTCTACAACAAAAAACTTCTAAAAGATGCAGGATTGCTGGGTGAAGACGGAAAGCCGATCCTGGAGCAATCAGCTGACGGATTTGTGAGTTTCCTTCAAACGTTAAAAGAGAAGCTGCCTGCCAAAACGACTCCGTTTGCATTGTCCAATAATAATGATGATCCTTACCGCTTGTGGTGGTCTCTGTACTCGCAGTTGGGTGGTAACGATGTGGTGTCGGATGATCTGAAGTCCGCAGCCATTGATAAGGAGAAAGGCATCAAGGCCGCAGACTATGTTCAGAAGCTTTATACCGAAGGTTATATCAAGAAAAATGATCCGGACTTCTATAAAAATTTTCAAAGTGGAACAGCCGCAATTATTATGACAGGTGTCTGGACTACAGGAACATGGGAATCCACCAAAGGTCTTGAATTTGGGGCTATGCCGATTCCGAAATTTTACGACAAGGAAGCAACATGGGGAGATTCGCATACCATTGTGCTGCCGCTGACGAAGGATGAGGACCCGGCTAAACGCAAAGCCGCAATGATCTTCGCTGACTGGGTTGCTGACAATGGTCAAGTCTGGGCGAAAGCCGGGCATATTCCATCGAAGCCTTCCGTACTGGAAAAACAGGAATTCAAAGATCTGCCATACCGCAGTGATTATTCCGAAGTAGCAAGTGTGGTTAAATTCAGCAAACATTCCACCAAAAATGCACAAATTCGCGATGAAGCTGCCTTTAAATTTTTGAATGAAGTATGGATGAACAAAATGACCCCTGCGGATGCCATGAACAACATGGAGACCGCCATTCAGAAAATACTGAGCGAATAG
- a CDS encoding carbohydrate ABC transporter permease, producing MKIKKMRADLQALVFLLPFLIIYGLFTIWPMIKGVEMTFYKWTLIKKMDFVGLDNFRKVFLDREVWEAIWHSTFFVFLSTPTMIILAILLALIANRKSSLQKFYRIIFFIPSVLSVAVAAYLGLFVFQPYTGFVNSFLHLVQLLPQNAEIFWLTETGLAWVVITVITLWWTVGFNFILYLSAMQEIPDEIYEAARLDGASDTQIFWRITLPYLNPLTKTITMLQIIASYKVFMQIYVITGGGPLDQTRPIIQLIYQTGFKNNNLGYAATMSYILFVILLVLSALQYWMTNRKGAEY from the coding sequence ATGAAGATCAAAAAAATGAGAGCGGATTTGCAGGCACTGGTATTTCTGCTTCCATTCTTAATTATTTATGGTTTATTTACGATCTGGCCCATGATTAAAGGCGTAGAGATGACCTTCTACAAATGGACGTTGATTAAGAAAATGGATTTTGTTGGTCTGGATAACTTCCGAAAAGTTTTTCTGGACAGAGAGGTTTGGGAAGCGATCTGGCATTCAACCTTTTTTGTTTTCTTGAGTACACCGACCATGATTATACTTGCGATTCTGCTGGCCTTGATTGCCAACCGAAAATCGTCTTTGCAGAAGTTCTACCGCATCATCTTTTTTATACCAAGCGTACTCTCCGTCGCTGTCGCAGCTTATCTGGGTTTATTCGTATTTCAGCCTTATACGGGATTCGTTAATTCCTTCCTGCATCTTGTGCAATTATTGCCTCAAAATGCCGAGATTTTCTGGCTGACGGAAACCGGGCTCGCCTGGGTCGTTATTACTGTAATTACCTTGTGGTGGACGGTCGGTTTTAACTTTATTCTGTATCTTTCTGCGATGCAGGAAATACCGGATGAAATTTATGAAGCGGCAAGGCTGGATGGTGCAAGCGATACTCAAATATTTTGGCGGATAACTCTTCCTTATTTGAATCCATTGACCAAAACCATAACCATGCTGCAGATCATCGCTTCCTACAAGGTTTTTATGCAAATTTATGTTATTACTGGCGGGGGGCCGCTGGATCAGACACGTCCGATTATTCAGTTAATCTATCAGACCGGATTTAAGAACAACAACCTGGGTTATGCCGCAACGATGTCCTATATTTTATTCGTAATTCTGCTGGTGCTATCGGCGCTGCAATACTGGATGACGAACCGGAAAGGAGCGGAATACTGA
- a CDS encoding carbohydrate ABC transporter permease, giving the protein MKWLYRTGSALMAVMFAAPLVWMLMVSIKEEGMKIITVLDWFKPPYSLAVYNEILTTTKLSQWVVNSLFVAVIVTVLTVIFAAMAGFALSKVPFRFRTFIFFFILGGLLIPGEATIIPLYQVAKDLNLLNSYSGLIIPALASPVAVIVLKSFFDGIPNDLLESVQIDGGGFWRIFTSIVLPLTRPAMASMAILTFIGSWNNFLWPFLSITDDNLFTLPMGIPTLMGQYSEDYVKPMVINAVASVPIIILFVIFEKQIVKGISMSGIKG; this is encoded by the coding sequence ATGAAATGGCTATATCGCACAGGTTCTGCGTTGATGGCGGTTATGTTTGCGGCCCCGCTTGTGTGGATGCTGATGGTCTCCATCAAAGAAGAGGGCATGAAGATTATTACGGTCCTGGACTGGTTTAAACCTCCATACTCACTTGCCGTCTACAACGAAATTCTGACAACGACAAAGCTGTCACAGTGGGTAGTTAATAGTCTGTTTGTCGCGGTGATTGTGACCGTACTGACTGTAATTTTCGCTGCCATGGCCGGATTTGCCCTGTCCAAAGTACCGTTTCGTTTCCGTACATTTATTTTCTTCTTCATTCTTGGCGGGCTGCTGATTCCTGGTGAAGCTACCATTATTCCACTTTATCAGGTAGCCAAGGATTTAAATCTGCTGAACTCCTACAGTGGATTGATTATTCCTGCTTTGGCTTCGCCTGTAGCAGTCATTGTACTTAAAAGCTTCTTCGACGGCATTCCCAATGATCTGTTGGAGAGCGTGCAAATTGACGGTGGGGGCTTTTGGCGGATTTTCACCAGCATTGTACTGCCGCTGACCCGACCAGCGATGGCTTCCATGGCCATCCTGACGTTTATTGGTTCATGGAACAATTTTCTCTGGCCTTTTCTTTCAATCACCGACGATAATCTGTTCACACTGCCAATGGGAATTCCAACGCTGATGGGACAGTATTCAGAGGATTATGTTAAACCGATGGTGATCAATGCCGTAGCTTCTGTTCCCATCATTATATTATTTGTCATCTTTGAGAAGCAGATTGTCAAAGGTATCAGCATGTCTGGTATTAAGGGTTAA
- a CDS encoding glycoside hydrolase family 2 protein — translation MTTKFYNKDYPRPQFVRKDWLDLNGEWDFSFDDNQTGESERWYDQNQFPEGTKIKVPFTYETQASGIGIETFHPLVWYRKSVQIPQEAKGKRSILHFQGVDYHAKCWVNGTVVGEHEGGYAAFSFDITPYITYGSENNIVLEVEDSQSAMQPRGKQRWVDDNFECFYVQSTGIWKSVWLEHVSEARVEAVKMTPDIDRHMIRLDFQLNGIEGRNNLRLETRIELHGKHVQTISLSPDRPWMTIEASVKHEAGGPWKQSLWSPGSPNLYDIEFVMYEDEKEIDRVHSYFGMRKISIENGQILLNNAPLYQRMILDQGYWTESHLTPPSVEALIEDIDKIAEMGYNGVRKHMKLEDPRFLYWCDVKGMLVWSEMAATFEFNDEAVSRFTKEWLEIVPQQYNHPSIITWVPFNESWGIQTIAHEVKQQQFTQSIYHLTKAIDPYRPVITNDGWEHTVSDILTLHDYVESGEAFLERYQDKDMIVNNKIASNRWKFAFAEGYHYKGQPIIISEFGGIAFQSDKGWGYGNQVDSVEAFIERFRSITGAIQSIPYISGFCYTQLTDVQQEINGLLTEDRKPKVPLEEIRKINLG, via the coding sequence ATGACAACTAAATTTTACAACAAGGATTATCCAAGACCGCAATTTGTACGCAAAGACTGGTTGGATTTGAATGGAGAATGGGATTTTAGTTTTGATGACAATCAGACGGGTGAAAGCGAGCGCTGGTACGATCAGAATCAGTTTCCGGAAGGGACGAAAATCAAGGTTCCCTTCACGTATGAGACCCAGGCGAGCGGTATCGGGATTGAAACATTTCATCCTCTGGTCTGGTACCGCAAAAGTGTTCAGATTCCTCAGGAAGCCAAAGGAAAGCGGAGCATTCTGCATTTTCAGGGCGTGGATTATCACGCAAAATGTTGGGTGAACGGAACGGTTGTTGGCGAACATGAAGGTGGGTACGCAGCGTTTTCATTCGACATTACCCCTTATATCACTTACGGATCGGAGAATAACATTGTTCTTGAAGTAGAAGACAGTCAGAGCGCGATGCAGCCTCGGGGGAAACAACGCTGGGTGGATGACAATTTTGAATGTTTTTATGTGCAAAGTACCGGGATATGGAAAAGTGTCTGGCTGGAGCATGTGAGTGAAGCAAGGGTTGAAGCAGTCAAAATGACACCGGATATCGATCGTCATATGATTCGATTGGACTTTCAGCTAAATGGCATTGAAGGCAGGAACAACTTGCGTCTGGAGACACGGATTGAGCTCCATGGAAAGCATGTGCAAACGATCAGCCTGTCTCCCGACAGACCTTGGATGACGATAGAGGCAAGTGTAAAACACGAGGCTGGTGGCCCGTGGAAACAGTCGTTATGGTCACCGGGCTCACCGAACCTGTACGATATCGAGTTTGTGATGTACGAAGATGAGAAAGAAATCGATCGGGTTCATTCCTATTTTGGCATGCGAAAAATATCGATTGAAAATGGGCAGATTCTGCTGAATAATGCTCCATTGTACCAAAGAATGATTCTGGATCAGGGCTATTGGACGGAGAGCCATTTGACCCCGCCTTCAGTGGAAGCACTGATTGAGGATATCGATAAAATTGCCGAGATGGGATATAACGGAGTTCGTAAACATATGAAACTGGAAGATCCGCGCTTTTTGTATTGGTGTGATGTAAAAGGCATGTTGGTTTGGTCAGAGATGGCAGCAACCTTCGAGTTTAATGATGAGGCAGTGAGCCGATTCACCAAAGAATGGCTTGAAATTGTACCCCAGCAGTACAATCATCCCAGCATCATTACCTGGGTGCCATTTAATGAATCATGGGGAATACAGACGATTGCTCACGAGGTAAAGCAGCAGCAATTCACGCAATCCATTTACCATCTGACCAAAGCCATTGATCCGTATCGTCCGGTTATAACCAATGACGGGTGGGAGCATACGGTATCAGATATTCTGACCCTCCATGATTATGTAGAGTCAGGCGAAGCTTTTCTGGAGCGTTATCAGGATAAGGACATGATCGTCAATAACAAGATTGCTTCCAATCGGTGGAAGTTTGCTTTTGCTGAAGGTTACCACTATAAAGGACAACCCATTATCATCAGTGAATTCGGCGGTATTGCTTTCCAATCGGATAAAGGCTGGGGTTACGGCAATCAGGTAGACTCGGTTGAAGCCTTTATTGAACGTTTCCGTTCCATCACCGGGGCAATTCAATCCATTCCCTATATCTCGGGCTTTTGTTACACACAGCTTACAGATGTGCAGCAGGAGATCAATGGTCTGTTGACGGAAGACCGCAAACCGAAAGTTCCACTGGAAGAGATTCGAAAAATCAATCTAGGATAA
- a CDS encoding glycoside hydrolase family 2 protein: protein MLRQDYPRPQFMRKEWMSLNGEWEFEFDDHNKGCSENWSEGKQAFSRRIQVPFAFQSQLSGIADPDFHDNVWYKRTFDIPENFIGKRLLLHFGAVDYEASVWVNGKLVVRHEGGHTPFHADITDALLEGSNVLVVQVIDYSRDVTLPRGKQFWQEQSAQIFYTRTTGIWQSVWLEAVAPVYLQKVRLTPDVDRNEIEVAAYVQREQSAAKDWDAQDVRLRVQIAYQGEQLSEDEYRISDRTETRAIGLHTFNEHSLGRLWSPEHPNLYDIHFTVLVDGVAVDEVDSYFGMRKISIEQGKLFLNNRPYYMKLVLDQGYFPDGNLTPPSDEAIRRDVELTKELGFNGARKHQKIEDPRYLYWCDKLGLLVWGEMANAYDYSEQYVAQITREWQEALERDYNHPCIVVWVPLNESWGVPNILTSKEQQYHALSMYYLTKSLDATRPVISNDGWEMVQSDLYNIHDYEWRRDVLEERYRTRENAVSALPGSRKLSVGGYHYEGQPILITEFGGIGYKKSDWEGWGYSGAENDEDFAQRLHAVVQPLLDSPVIEGFCYTQLTDVEQEINGLLTYDRQPKMPMEQIRAIIEGHYPSSAGK from the coding sequence ATGCTGCGACAGGATTATCCAAGGCCGCAATTTATGCGGAAAGAATGGATGAGTTTGAATGGGGAATGGGAATTTGAATTTGATGATCATAACAAGGGATGTTCGGAAAACTGGAGTGAGGGCAAACAGGCATTCAGCCGACGAATCCAGGTGCCGTTTGCTTTTCAAAGTCAACTGAGTGGCATTGCAGATCCGGATTTTCACGATAATGTATGGTACAAGCGGACCTTTGACATTCCCGAGAACTTCATCGGTAAACGGCTGCTGCTGCATTTCGGAGCTGTGGACTATGAAGCCTCTGTATGGGTGAACGGAAAACTGGTGGTTCGGCATGAGGGCGGGCACACGCCATTTCATGCCGATATTACGGATGCTCTGTTGGAAGGCAGCAATGTGCTGGTTGTACAAGTGATTGATTACAGCCGAGATGTAACGCTTCCGCGCGGGAAGCAGTTTTGGCAGGAGCAATCTGCCCAAATTTTCTATACCCGTACGACTGGAATATGGCAATCGGTGTGGCTGGAAGCTGTCGCACCCGTTTATCTGCAGAAGGTGCGGCTGACTCCCGATGTCGATCGCAACGAAATCGAGGTTGCGGCTTACGTTCAAAGGGAACAGTCAGCAGCAAAGGATTGGGACGCACAGGATGTCAGGCTGCGTGTACAAATTGCCTATCAGGGAGAACAGCTGTCTGAAGATGAATATCGAATCAGTGACAGGACAGAGACCCGGGCTATCGGACTGCATACTTTTAACGAACATAGCCTCGGCAGGCTCTGGTCACCAGAGCATCCCAATCTGTATGACATTCATTTCACGGTGTTGGTGGATGGTGTGGCAGTTGATGAGGTTGATAGTTATTTCGGCATGCGCAAAATCTCCATTGAACAAGGCAAGCTGTTTCTGAATAACCGACCTTATTATATGAAGCTTGTTCTGGATCAAGGGTATTTCCCGGATGGGAACCTGACTCCGCCGAGTGATGAGGCTATCCGGCGCGACGTGGAATTAACGAAGGAACTGGGATTTAACGGCGCCAGAAAACACCAGAAGATTGAGGACCCGAGATACCTGTACTGGTGTGATAAGCTGGGTCTTCTGGTGTGGGGAGAGATGGCGAATGCGTACGATTACTCGGAACAATATGTCGCTCAGATAACACGGGAATGGCAGGAGGCGCTGGAAAGGGACTACAACCATCCATGTATTGTGGTCTGGGTACCTCTTAATGAGAGCTGGGGCGTTCCCAATATCCTGACCAGCAAGGAGCAGCAGTATCACGCCTTGTCGATGTATTATTTGACCAAGTCGCTGGATGCCACCCGTCCGGTCATTTCTAATGATGGCTGGGAGATGGTACAATCCGATTTGTATAACATCCATGATTATGAATGGAGAAGGGACGTTTTGGAGGAGCGGTATCGTACCCGTGAAAATGCGGTAAGCGCCCTGCCAGGCAGTCGGAAGCTGAGCGTAGGTGGCTATCACTATGAAGGACAGCCCATATTAATTACCGAGTTCGGTGGAATCGGGTATAAGAAAAGTGACTGGGAGGGCTGGGGTTATTCCGGAGCGGAAAATGATGAGGATTTTGCGCAGCGATTGCATGCTGTAGTACAGCCGTTGTTGGACTCTCCAGTAATTGAAGGATTTTGTTACACACAGCTGACGGATGTGGAACAGGAGATTAACGGTCTGCTGACATATGACAGACAGCCCAAGATGCCGATGGAACAGATTCGGGCCATTATTGAAGGACATTATCCATCATCCGCTGGCAAATAA
- a CDS encoding aldose 1-epimerase: MNTKESIRSWEGDFQGEKAIYLRFGSSEAVMLPEIGGNLVAYRDLGRGFRFLHEPSPEEMESFKARPMIHGIPVLFPPNRYEDGRFAWNGQTLQFPVNEEATGNHLHGFLYNTPWIVDEYGHTEKESYVSVSITVDETHPIYVSFPFQFSITLRYSLSGDGLMQHVRIRNHGDSCMPCLIAFHTSINAPFNSDGSARDYKLKLTIGDRWELDQRMLPTTRFQPLVQEEQQMRDSGVYPFFAEMDNHYTAVPQNGRNRMELQDTKNGMALIYDVGTSYKQWMIWNNNAEEGFFCPEPQINLVNAPNLDMQAEEAGLFSLQPGEIWEETSRLYLRHS; encoded by the coding sequence GTGAATACAAAGGAGTCAATCAGGTCCTGGGAAGGCGATTTTCAAGGGGAAAAGGCCATCTACCTCCGCTTTGGTTCCAGTGAGGCTGTGATGCTGCCGGAGATCGGTGGTAATCTGGTCGCTTATCGTGATCTTGGGCGTGGATTTCGCTTCCTTCATGAACCATCGCCTGAAGAGATGGAATCATTCAAGGCAAGACCCATGATTCACGGAATCCCCGTTCTGTTTCCGCCAAATCGTTATGAGGACGGACGGTTTGCCTGGAACGGGCAAACACTTCAGTTTCCAGTCAATGAGGAAGCAACAGGCAATCATTTGCATGGATTTTTGTATAATACGCCATGGATTGTGGATGAGTATGGACATACCGAGAAGGAAAGTTATGTCTCGGTGTCTATTACCGTTGATGAAACTCATCCGATATACGTATCCTTTCCTTTTCAGTTCAGTATTACATTACGCTACTCGCTGAGCGGTGATGGACTAATGCAGCATGTACGGATTCGCAATCATGGAGACTCCTGCATGCCTTGCCTGATCGCTTTTCATACCTCAATTAATGCTCCATTTAATTCAGATGGATCAGCACGGGATTATAAGCTCAAGCTGACGATTGGAGACAGATGGGAATTGGATCAACGCATGCTGCCGACGACACGTTTTCAGCCTTTGGTTCAGGAGGAACAGCAAATGCGTGACTCGGGCGTATATCCGTTCTTTGCAGAAATGGATAATCATTACACGGCAGTGCCGCAAAACGGAAGGAACCGGATGGAGCTTCAGGATACGAAGAACGGAATGGCACTCATCTACGATGTGGGAACTTCCTATAAACAATGGATGATCTGGAACAACAATGCGGAAGAAGGCTTTTTCTGTCCCGAACCTCAGATCAATCTCGTGAATGCACCTAATCTGGATATGCAGGCGGAAGAAGCTGGGTTATTTAGTTTGCAGCCGGGAGAAATTTGGGAAGAAACGAGCAGATTATATCTGCGTCATTCGTAA
- a CDS encoding chromate transporter, with amino-acid sequence MYWDLFMMFIRVGLVSFGGGYAVIPIIQHEVTEKGWLTSAEFQQTVALAGMAPGSIATNAATLVGYRTAGYIGAAVSTAGMILPSLVVIVVLSALFYRLNDNSWLKSSLYGLRPVTTGLIIYAAIHFGYPGENVGINWVWIATLLIGGVCLFLLFKYKLHPLLILIAAGAAGIILF; translated from the coding sequence ATGTACTGGGACCTGTTCATGATGTTTATACGTGTAGGCCTTGTTTCATTTGGTGGCGGTTATGCCGTTATTCCGATCATTCAACACGAGGTCACGGAAAAAGGATGGCTGACAAGCGCAGAATTCCAGCAAACTGTAGCGCTGGCCGGGATGGCACCCGGTTCGATCGCAACCAATGCCGCGACGTTAGTTGGTTATCGGACGGCAGGTTATATCGGAGCCGCTGTCTCTACTGCAGGTATGATATTGCCTTCACTCGTCGTAATTGTTGTACTCTCTGCCTTATTTTATCGCTTGAACGACAATTCATGGCTAAAGTCATCTTTATATGGCTTGCGCCCCGTAACGACAGGACTCATAATCTATGCTGCCATTCATTTTGGATATCCAGGGGAAAACGTAGGCATAAACTGGGTATGGATCGCGACACTGCTTATTGGCGGAGTTTGTTTGTTTCTCCTGTTCAAATACAAGCTTCATCCCCTGCTGATTCTCATTGCAGCCGGCGCCGCTGGCATTATTTTATTTTAA
- a CDS encoding chromate transporter: MPDGKDKGGIKNLKEHFILLIQLFWTFFCIGPSTFGGGYAMLPIIEREVVNKKKWMQEDEIGELISLAGSAPGGVGVNAAAIIGHRKAGIAGAVSAVIGVTCPTFLIVILISAFAILFRNYPKVEAALKGMNGGIIALIIMAAYRTARYSILDTTTAITAIATVAVLLFAGIHPLYLIVSGLICGIAVIRIKKRLGLQVKMEKEAVTGNHPELEYYI; this comes from the coding sequence ATGCCTGATGGAAAGGATAAGGGTGGCATCAAAAACCTGAAAGAACATTTTATTTTACTGATCCAGCTTTTTTGGACTTTCTTTTGTATCGGCCCTTCCACCTTTGGAGGCGGATACGCGATGCTGCCCATTATCGAACGCGAAGTGGTGAACAAGAAAAAATGGATGCAGGAGGACGAGATTGGTGAGCTTATATCGCTTGCCGGCTCGGCTCCCGGAGGCGTGGGTGTTAATGCCGCTGCGATAATCGGTCATCGCAAGGCAGGAATTGCGGGAGCTGTGTCTGCCGTCATCGGCGTGACATGTCCCACGTTTTTAATTGTAATCCTGATCAGCGCGTTCGCCATCCTATTTCGTAACTACCCCAAAGTTGAAGCTGCTCTAAAAGGAATGAACGGTGGCATTATTGCACTAATTATTATGGCAGCTTATCGGACGGCCAGGTATTCCATCCTAGATACAACAACTGCGATAACTGCTATTGCAACCGTAGCCGTGCTGTTATTTGCAGGTATCCATCCCCTTTATCTGATTGTTTCGGGATTGATATGCGGTATAGCCGTAATTCGGATCAAGAAGCGGTTGGGGCTTCAAGTGAAAATGGAAAAGGAAGCTGTAACCGGAAACCACCCGGAACTGGAATATTACATTTAA
- a CDS encoding sulfatase family protein has translation MTKRPNILLITSDQQHWNTIGAFQSEISTPNLDRLARQGTTFDRAYCPNPTCTPSRASMITGMYPSQHGAWTLGTKLLEDRHTVGESFNKAGYRTALVGKAHFQPLKSTEAYPSVEAYPILQDLEYWRHFHGPFYGFDHVELARNHTNEAHVGQHYALWLEEQGCTNWRDYFLPPTGTMDPSVTYTWPIPEKYHYNTWIAERTNSLLQQYTDADDPFFLWASFFDPHPEYLVPEPWDSMYNPDDLTIPSITPGEHDRNPPHFQLTQEENPNFEHLIETGFGIHGYRSHHYYEYGDKSRLTEYDKKKLVGVYYGMISMMDKYIGKILNKLDELGIADDTIVVFTTDHGHFFGQHGLQAKGGYHYEDLIKIPFIVRYPGEVPAARKSNAIQSLVDLAPTFLSLCNIAIPHAMTGMDQKKVWLGAEEPVRNHALCEFRHEPTTIHQKTYIEQRYKITVYYNQTYGELFDLEKDPDEHFNLWNEPDYTHLKTELLLKYIWAELGKESMPMPRIHHA, from the coding sequence TTGACGAAAAGACCTAACATTTTGCTAATCACTAGCGACCAGCAGCACTGGAATACGATCGGAGCCTTTCAGTCTGAAATCTCAACACCCAATCTGGACCGGCTTGCCCGGCAAGGAACAACGTTCGATCGGGCATATTGCCCAAACCCTACCTGCACTCCTAGCCGGGCTTCCATGATTACAGGCATGTACCCCAGTCAGCATGGAGCTTGGACATTAGGCACCAAACTGCTTGAAGACCGTCATACCGTCGGGGAAAGTTTCAATAAGGCAGGCTACCGCACCGCGCTGGTGGGAAAAGCACATTTTCAGCCTTTGAAATCCACAGAAGCCTACCCGTCGGTAGAAGCTTATCCCATCCTGCAGGATTTGGAGTACTGGAGACATTTCCACGGACCGTTTTACGGATTTGACCACGTTGAGCTGGCCCGTAACCATACGAATGAAGCACATGTCGGTCAGCATTACGCGCTGTGGCTGGAAGAACAGGGATGTACCAACTGGAGGGATTACTTCCTTCCCCCAACTGGAACGATGGATCCTTCCGTAACGTATACATGGCCCATTCCTGAAAAATATCACTACAACACCTGGATCGCCGAGCGAACCAATTCCCTGTTGCAGCAATATACCGATGCCGATGACCCCTTCTTTCTGTGGGCCAGCTTCTTCGACCCGCATCCGGAATATCTGGTACCGGAACCTTGGGATTCGATGTACAATCCCGATGATCTGACGATTCCGTCGATAACGCCTGGAGAGCATGATCGTAACCCGCCACATTTCCAATTGACCCAGGAGGAGAACCCTAATTTTGAACATCTGATTGAAACCGGCTTTGGCATTCACGGATACCGCTCGCATCATTATTATGAATACGGCGACAAATCCCGGTTAACGGAGTATGACAAGAAAAAACTGGTCGGTGTGTATTACGGGATGATCAGTATGATGGATAAATATATTGGCAAAATTCTCAATAAACTGGATGAGTTGGGCATTGCAGATGATACGATCGTCGTTTTCACAACCGATCATGGTCATTTCTTCGGGCAGCATGGTCTTCAGGCCAAGGGCGGATACCATTATGAGGATCTTATCAAAATCCCATTTATCGTAAGATACCCAGGTGAGGTACCTGCTGCGAGAAAATCAAATGCCATACAATCGCTGGTCGATTTGGCTCCCACCTTCTTGTCCCTTTGCAATATTGCCATACCACATGCCATGACAGGTATGGATCAGAAGAAAGTGTGGCTTGGCGCCGAGGAACCCGTTCGTAATCATGCTCTCTGCGAATTTCGACACGAACCAACGACGATTCATCAAAAAACGTATATTGAACAGCGCTATAAAATCACTGTTTATTACAATCAAACCTATGGTGAACTTTTCGATCTTGAAAAGGACCCTGATGAACATTTTAACTTGTGGAATGAACCTGATTACACCCATCTTAAGACAGAGCTTCTGCTCAAGTATATCTGGGCTGAGCTTGGCAAGGAATCCATGCCGATGCCTCGAATTCATCATGCCTGA